GCAGAAGCACTTGTGTTAATTCCCTGAAACAAGCTCATCTTTATTTACCTCCACCCTCAATTACACTGCGTAGTTTTTGAAAATGTCCTGCTGTCAATTGCGTTAAACCGCTGTACCAAATTTGGTTTTTGGCCAATTCTGTTGTTTCTGATTCCAAGTCAACATCATTGCCACTGTTCTGAATGAAGTTATTCGGATTGGACACAACCTGTGGGACTGCAACACCTGCATTTCCAAACGGGAGGTGTCTTTGATTGGTCCGATACGCTTCTAACTTGCCATTTCCCGCTCTTGCGTTCAACTCATCTTGCAAAAAGCTCTCGAAGATGACTTGTTGACTTTTGAATTGAGGGGTGTCTATGTTGGCAAGGTTGTTTGCGATCGTTCTATGTCGCAATGTTGCAGCGTCCAGTGATCTCTCCAAGACCTGCAGATGGTAACTATCCAGCATTTTTCCTTCTCCCCCAATATGAGTCAATTCTTTTCCCTAA
This genomic stretch from Brevibacillus brevis harbors:
- the flgB gene encoding flagellar basal body rod protein FlgB, producing MLDSYHLQVLERSLDAATLRHRTIANNLANIDTPQFKSQQVIFESFLQDELNARAGNGKLEAYRTNQRHLPFGNAGVAVPQVVSNPNNFIQNSGNDVDLESETTELAKNQIWYSGLTQLTAGHFQKLRSVIEGGGK